From one Cucurbita pepo subsp. pepo cultivar mu-cu-16 chromosome LG17, ASM280686v2, whole genome shotgun sequence genomic stretch:
- the LOC111778928 gene encoding CBL-interacting serine/threonine-protein kinase 7-like codes for MESGGPPTPPPLPPLPTGAILLGKYQLGRFLGRGSFAKVYQARSLADDSIVAIKIIDKNKTIDAAMEPCIIREIAAMRRLQHHPNILKIHEVMATKTKIYLVVDYASGGELFAKLLRRGRLTESSARRYFQQLVSALHFCHQNAVAHRDIKPQNLLLDEDGNLKVSDFGLSALPEQIKDGMLHTACGTPAYAAPEVVTRRGYDGAKADAWSCGVILFVLLSGHLPFTDNNLVAMYSKVYRREYQFPDSISKPARHLIFQLLDPNPNTRMSIEALMQHSWYKKSVRSKPQISNRSLFESLGNYKSELGVSGLNAFDIISMSSGLDLSGLFETTDDCKKKRFTTAVSVEKVEERVTEIGGELGYRVEKGKSGAIGLGKGRMILVVEVLEITANLLIVEVKVAESKAEFERMHWGDLKAKLQDIVVSWHTNEEAI; via the coding sequence ATGGAGTCCGGTGGTCCGCCCACCCCTCCGCCGCTCCCGCCGCTGCCCACCGGCGCCATCCTTCTCGGCAAATATCAGTTAGGTCGTTTTCTCGGCCGTGGAAGCTTCGCTAAGGTGTACCAGGCTCGTTCTCTCGCCGATGACTCCATCGTCGCCATTAAAATCATCGACAAGAACAAAACCATCGATGCCGCCATGGAGCCTTGCATTATCCGTGAGATCGCCGCGATGCGCCGCCTTCAGCACCATCCAAACATCCTCAAAATCCACGAAGTCATGGCGACAAAGACGAAGATCTATCTCGTCGTCGATTACGCCTCCGGTGGTGAACTCTTCGCGAAACTCCTCCGCCGTGGTAGGTTAACGGAATCCTCCGCCCGCCGCTACTTTCAACAACTCGTCTCTGCTCTGCATTTCTGTCACCAAAACGCCGTCGCTCATCGCGACATCAAACCCCAAAATCTCCTCCTCGACGAAGACGGTAACCTAAAGGTCTCCGACTTCGGTCTGTCAGCGTTACCAGAACAAATCAAAGACGGAATGCTCCACACAGCGTGCGGAACCCCTGCTTACGCAGCGCCAGAGGTAGTCACCAGGAGAGGCTACGACGGCGCAAAAGCCGACGCGTGGTCATGCGGCGTTATCCTCTTCGTCTTACTCTCCGGACACCTCCCATTCACCGACAACAATCTCGTGGCCATGTACAGTAAAGTTTACCGCCGGGAGTATCAATTTCCCGATTCGATTTCTAAGCCGGCTCGGCATTTGATTTTCCAACTTCTGGATCCAAATCCGAACACGAGGATGAGCATCGAGGCGTTGATGCAGCATTCGTGGTACAAGAAATCGGTGCGATCGAAGCCCCAAATCAGCAACAGAAGCTTGTTCGAATCGTTGGGTAATTACAAATCTGAATTGGGGGTTTCTGGATTAAATGCTTTTGATATAATTTCAATGTCATCTGGTTTGGATCTGTCGGGGCTGTTTGAGACAACGGATGATTGTAAGAAGAAGAGATTCACGACGGCGGTGAGCGTggagaaggtggaggagaGAGTAACAGAGATCGGTGGGGAATTGGGGTACAGAGTGGAGAAAGGGAAGAGCGGAGCAATTGGGTTAGGGAAAGGGAGGATGATTTTGGTGGTGGAGGTTTTGGAAATCACTGCTAATCTCTTAATTGTTGAAGTCAAGGTAGCTGAATCCAAAGCTGAGTTCGAGAGGATGCATTGGGGGGATTTGAAAGCCAAGTTGCAGGACATTGTTGTTTCTTGGCATACCAATGAGGAGGCCATATGA
- the LOC111779306 gene encoding auxin-induced protein 22B-like translates to MDSKLSDLNLGATELRLGLPGTAAESNGSADNSSGVRTNKRNLQNDSAPPPKSQVVGWPPIRSFRKNTLLPKKTEATTAAEGGGIYVKVSMDGAPYLRKIDVGLYKGYPELLKGLEEMFKFRIGAYCEREGYRGSDYAPTYEDKDGDWMLVGDVPWRMFISSCKRMRIMKGSEVGGLRN, encoded by the exons atggattccAAGCTCTCCGATCTCAATCTCGGAGCCACCGAGCTCCGCCTCGGCCTCCCAGGAACCGCCGCCGAAAGCAACGGCTCTGCAGACAACTCTTCTGGGGTTCGAACTAACAAGAGAAATTTACAGAACGACTCTGCTCCTCCACCCAA GTCTCAGGTTGTTGGGTGGCCGCCGATTAGATCCTTTAGGAAAAATACTCTGCTTCCCAAGAAAACAGAGGCAACCACGGCGGCGGAGGGCGGAGGGATTTATGTGAAAGTGAGTATGGATGGAGCTCCTTATTTGAGGAAGATCGATGTGGGTCTCTACAAGGGCTACCCTGAACTTCTCAAGGGTTTAGAGGAGATGTTCAAGTTCAGAATCGGGGCGTACTGTGAAAGGGAAGGGTACCGGGGATCGGATTATGCCCCAACTTATGAAGATAAAGACGGAGATTGGATGCTGGTGGGCGATGTTCCATGGCG GATGTTTATTTCGTCGTGCAAGAGGATGAGAATCATGAAAGGATCAGAAGTTGGGGGACTGAGAAATTAA